A window from Calditrichia bacterium encodes these proteins:
- a CDS encoding GNAT family N-acetyltransferase, whose protein sequence is MPVDQSNKVIFAPEYRRYDRKSLLPVFAPKDIVMIGVEDKANNLGRMALWNLIRQPFGGTVSPVNPKIRSVLGIKTYPGISAIDHNVDLAIIANPAAEVPDVIDECVAKGVKGAIIVSSGFCETGDTGLLLEAEVVQRARAGNMRILGPNCAGFMMPHIGLNASIYRMMAEKGNVGFVSQSNSVSAAILDWSSREKVGFSTFISLGNMADIDWSDIIYYLGDHPQTQSIVMYVQSIRDARSFLSAAREVAFSKPIILLKSGQNDTRKQRFTDTPHELIRQEQVMEAAFRRSGILPVKSLVDLFAMSEVLSKQPAARGKKLTIVTNAGGASIQARSRLREGGGKMATFSDETVAQLKNVLPKDWIPENPVHVLRDADADRFAKTLEVLAKSNETDGILVILVAQANGDPTEIAKKLTAFAKINKPLLASWMGGDEVAEGKSILNNANIPTFPFPETAATIFNYLWKRTYNLRGLFETPAITGSEDKTTGARVEINVMIDELRENGVTELNAEQVKQVFGAFEIPIGGKPVADAYQLRMGSFTDGLFGPVLYCGTGGKMGKVVGDYAVALPPLNTTLARRMLEQARIFPAILEAEPSFNGNLAALEELLVKFSRLVIGLRWIKEIIIDPLDMSTDALRIGNVSVTLYYPEILPEQLPRPAIRPYPAQYIRQGELRDGTPYTLRPIRPEDEPLMVRFHERLSDRSVYMRYFYPINFEKRVSHDRLARICFIDYDREMVLVAEKKDPETGEGEIMAVGRLNKLRGVNEAEYAVTIDDEHQRHGLGTKILATLVEIGRQEGIDKIIADILPENRGMQRAGEKIGFKHYFDHDEQVVKAVLDLRNEQ, encoded by the coding sequence ATGCCCGTTGATCAATCAAATAAAGTGATTTTTGCGCCGGAATATCGCCGTTACGATCGCAAATCGTTACTGCCGGTATTTGCGCCGAAAGACATCGTGATGATCGGTGTTGAGGATAAGGCAAACAACCTCGGCCGGATGGCGCTGTGGAACCTGATTCGCCAGCCGTTCGGCGGCACTGTGTCGCCGGTAAATCCCAAAATCCGCAGCGTTTTGGGCATCAAAACTTATCCGGGCATTTCCGCGATTGACCACAATGTGGATCTGGCAATTATCGCAAATCCGGCAGCAGAAGTGCCGGACGTTATCGACGAATGCGTTGCCAAAGGTGTAAAAGGTGCCATTATTGTTTCGTCCGGTTTTTGCGAAACCGGTGATACCGGATTGTTGCTGGAAGCCGAAGTTGTGCAGCGTGCCCGCGCCGGAAATATGCGCATTTTGGGACCCAACTGCGCCGGTTTCATGATGCCGCACATCGGGTTGAACGCGTCCATTTACCGGATGATGGCGGAAAAAGGAAATGTCGGATTTGTCAGCCAGAGCAACTCGGTTTCCGCCGCAATTCTCGATTGGAGCTCCCGCGAAAAAGTCGGTTTCAGCACCTTTATTTCATTGGGAAATATGGCGGATATCGATTGGAGCGATATCATTTATTACCTCGGCGATCATCCCCAAACCCAAAGCATTGTCATGTATGTGCAATCGATCCGCGATGCACGATCGTTCCTTTCCGCAGCGCGGGAAGTTGCATTTTCCAAACCGATTATTCTGCTCAAAAGCGGGCAGAACGATACCCGAAAACAACGATTTACCGATACGCCACACGAGCTGATCCGGCAGGAGCAGGTGATGGAAGCGGCGTTCCGGCGGAGCGGTATTTTGCCGGTGAAATCGCTGGTGGATTTGTTCGCGATGTCCGAAGTGCTGTCCAAACAACCGGCGGCGCGCGGCAAAAAACTGACCATCGTTACCAACGCGGGCGGCGCCAGCATTCAGGCGCGGAGCCGGTTGCGCGAAGGTGGCGGAAAAATGGCTACATTCAGCGATGAAACTGTTGCCCAGCTCAAAAATGTGTTGCCGAAGGACTGGATTCCCGAAAACCCTGTTCACGTGCTGCGCGATGCCGATGCGGATCGTTTTGCGAAAACGCTGGAAGTGCTCGCCAAAAGCAACGAAACCGACGGTATTTTGGTAATTTTAGTGGCGCAAGCCAACGGCGATCCCACCGAAATCGCCAAAAAATTGACCGCGTTTGCCAAAATCAACAAACCGTTGCTCGCCAGTTGGATGGGCGGTGATGAAGTTGCCGAAGGCAAATCGATCCTCAACAACGCCAATATCCCGACATTTCCGTTCCCGGAAACGGCGGCAACCATTTTCAATTATTTGTGGAAACGCACCTATAATTTACGCGGATTGTTCGAAACCCCGGCAATCACCGGCAGCGAGGACAAAACAACCGGCGCCCGGGTCGAAATTAATGTGATGATCGATGAGCTGCGCGAAAACGGCGTAACGGAACTGAACGCGGAACAGGTGAAACAAGTGTTCGGCGCGTTCGAAATTCCCATCGGCGGGAAGCCTGTTGCAGATGCCTATCAGTTGCGAATGGGCAGTTTTACCGATGGCTTGTTCGGTCCGGTGCTGTATTGCGGCACGGGCGGAAAAATGGGCAAAGTGGTCGGCGATTACGCCGTTGCGCTGCCGCCACTGAACACCACGCTGGCGCGCCGGATGTTGGAACAAGCCCGTATTTTCCCCGCAATTCTGGAGGCTGAACCGTCGTTCAACGGCAATCTGGCCGCGCTGGAAGAATTATTGGTGAAATTCAGCCGGCTGGTCATCGGGTTGCGATGGATTAAGGAAATTATCATCGATCCGTTGGATATGAGCACCGATGCGTTGCGGATTGGCAACGTTTCCGTGACGCTGTATTACCCGGAAATTCTGCCCGAACAACTGCCGCGTCCGGCGATTCGTCCGTATCCGGCGCAATACATCCGGCAGGGTGAACTGCGCGACGGCACGCCGTACACGCTCCGTCCCATCCGTCCGGAGGATGAACCGCTGATGGTTCGATTTCACGAACGGCTTTCCGATCGCAGCGTTTACATGCGTTATTTTTATCCGATCAATTTTGAAAAACGGGTTTCGCACGACCGGTTGGCCCGAATCTGTTTTATCGATTACGACCGCGAAATGGTGCTGGTTGCTGAAAAGAAAGATCCCGAAACCGGCGAAGGCGAAATAATGGCCGTCGGTCGATTGAACAAACTGCGCGGCGTCAACGAAGCCGAATATGCCGTAACCATCGATGATGAACATCAGCGCCACGGGCTCGGCACAAAAATATTGGCGACGCTGGTTGAAATCGGGCGACAGGAAGGCATCGATAAAATTATCGCAGATATTTTACCGGAGAATCGCGGCATGCAGCGCGCCGGCGAAAAAATTGGTTTCAAACACTATTTCGATCACGACGAACAGGTGGTCAAAGCCGTTCTCGATTTGCGAAACGAACAATAA
- a CDS encoding HTTM domain-containing protein, with protein sequence MQKRDIFADAGLLDRLSIFTFLWASQAMVHQQYFKYWIENGEILGAVVTVFAFATFLRPTSLVLLCGLLISSMTATYVHKMPNVPNHIFLEAVMHLIILLAIVRTVVVNRKSLRISPKNWEQFGIVQPEQREKLFASFAPILTTLLLIVYFFATLHKINSDFLNAQVSCGAQFYLEDLVDRFPFLPTAEWAQNAAIWGTLIMEGGLFLTLAIKRLRPIGFFIGLPMHLIFGIVGHHTFSAFAFALYFLFLSEDFTAFVFRLRDKLKRRFQISDIATSFFRLRLAAAAFCMVLTLRAIAGYYFSGIPGLKAGYTIEKAIWFLWATVLMLVAFYVVIDKIKSHGLHRETVVSFQPPLFMWVFVVLVGINGMLPYLGLKTIPCFSMYSNLRTEGENPNHLFMPTMLKIFNETDDLVEIHYADIQRFSVYTEKELYLPYVEFRRRVFDATEDFTMLYSRNGNPHYLQRINGVLEGDEIPEPLSPVYSKFVYFRPVNKKPLMDCRH encoded by the coding sequence ATGCAGAAAAGGGATATTTTTGCAGACGCCGGTCTGTTGGATCGATTGTCGATTTTCACATTTTTGTGGGCATCGCAGGCGATGGTGCATCAGCAATATTTCAAATATTGGATCGAAAATGGGGAAATTCTTGGCGCAGTTGTCACGGTTTTCGCATTCGCCACATTTCTGCGACCGACATCGCTGGTGCTGTTGTGTGGATTGCTAATTTCAAGCATGACAGCCACTTACGTCCACAAAATGCCCAACGTGCCCAACCATATTTTTTTGGAAGCGGTGATGCATCTGATCATCCTGTTGGCCATTGTTCGGACAGTTGTCGTCAACCGAAAATCGCTGCGGATCAGCCCAAAAAATTGGGAGCAATTCGGCATTGTTCAACCCGAACAGCGGGAAAAGCTGTTCGCAAGCTTCGCGCCGATTCTGACGACGTTGCTGCTGATTGTTTACTTTTTTGCAACCCTCCACAAAATCAACAGCGATTTTTTGAATGCGCAGGTCAGTTGCGGTGCGCAATTTTATCTGGAAGACCTGGTGGACAGATTCCCGTTTTTGCCGACAGCCGAGTGGGCGCAAAATGCCGCAATTTGGGGAACGCTAATCATGGAAGGCGGACTGTTTTTAACGCTTGCGATAAAACGGCTGCGACCGATTGGCTTTTTTATCGGATTACCGATGCACTTGATTTTCGGGATTGTGGGACACCACACGTTTTCGGCGTTTGCCTTCGCGCTGTATTTCCTGTTTCTCAGCGAAGATTTTACGGCATTTGTGTTCCGGTTGCGGGATAAATTGAAACGTCGATTTCAGATTTCAGATATCGCAACATCGTTTTTCCGGTTGCGTTTGGCTGCGGCCGCATTCTGCATGGTTTTAACATTACGCGCCATTGCCGGCTATTATTTTTCCGGCATTCCGGGATTAAAAGCCGGTTACACCATCGAAAAAGCGATCTGGTTTTTATGGGCAACAGTGTTAATGTTGGTTGCTTTTTACGTTGTGATTGACAAAATAAAATCGCATGGTTTGCACCGGGAGACCGTTGTAAGTTTCCAACCGCCGTTGTTTATGTGGGTTTTTGTTGTGCTGGTCGGCATTAACGGCATGCTGCCGTATCTCGGTTTAAAAACGATTCCCTGTTTTTCGATGTATAGCAATTTGCGAACAGAAGGCGAAAACCCGAACCATTTGTTCATGCCGACAATGCTGAAAATATTCAACGAAACCGATGATCTGGTAGAAATTCACTACGCCGATATCCAGCGTTTTTCGGTTTATACAGAAAAAGAATTGTATTTGCCGTATGTGGAATTCCGTCGAAGGGTGTTTGATGCAACAGAAGATTTTACGATGTTGTATTCGCGCAACGGTAACCCGCATTATCTCCAGCGCATCAACGGCGTGTTGGAGGGTGATGAAATTCCCGAACCGCTCTCGCCCGTTTATTCCAAATTTGTTTACTTCCGGCCGGTCAACAAAAAACCGTTAATGGATTGCCGGCATTAG
- a CDS encoding DUF3095 domain-containing protein — translation MSTSGNAHREVMMNADATIEFVQQESATEQFYAKLPAFHNFEDLCRAEYYSPVPENWHIVVSDIENSTVAIQKGHYRQVNSIGVASIISVINALKPVEIPYAFGGDGAVLCIPPKNIEKVKEALVGTKLMAATEFDLNLRIGIVPVGEIYELGEQVLLGKYRISDHCVQAMFQGNGLVLAEKLVKSDVLQRFTLRVNDAAPLADFTGFECRWQDVPSPHEEIVSILVQACGDSVGLKNSVYTDVLNAISRIYGSEEHYRPLHLTNLRLKTRRKQLHDEIRIRTMFSEDRDRKSYIRNLPWKNRFGKVLMAMGINTRTSNWKDYKSTLIANSDFRKFDNLLRMVISGTASQRLQMMAFLDKNYQRKRLFYGIHTAQKALVTCVVSDYRNDHFHFVDSADGGYAMAATVLKKQIAENKYQR, via the coding sequence GTGTCAACATCGGGAAACGCTCACCGGGAAGTGATGATGAATGCAGACGCAACCATTGAATTTGTGCAGCAGGAAAGCGCCACCGAACAATTTTATGCCAAATTGCCTGCTTTTCACAATTTTGAAGATTTGTGTCGTGCCGAATATTATTCCCCCGTTCCCGAAAATTGGCACATTGTGGTTTCGGACATCGAGAATTCCACCGTCGCCATTCAAAAAGGTCATTATCGCCAGGTAAATTCTATTGGTGTTGCATCGATAATTTCGGTGATTAACGCGCTAAAGCCAGTGGAAATTCCCTATGCTTTTGGCGGCGATGGTGCAGTTTTGTGCATCCCCCCAAAAAATATCGAAAAAGTGAAAGAAGCGTTGGTCGGCACCAAATTGATGGCTGCAACCGAATTTGATCTAAATTTACGGATCGGCATTGTGCCGGTCGGTGAAATTTATGAGCTCGGTGAACAGGTGTTGTTGGGCAAATACCGGATTTCCGATCATTGCGTGCAGGCAATGTTTCAGGGTAACGGGCTGGTGCTTGCGGAAAAATTGGTAAAATCGGATGTGTTGCAACGGTTCACTTTGCGCGTAAACGACGCAGCGCCGCTGGCGGATTTCACCGGTTTTGAGTGCCGATGGCAGGATGTGCCAAGCCCGCACGAGGAAATTGTTTCCATTTTGGTTCAGGCATGCGGCGACTCTGTCGGGCTTAAAAATTCCGTTTACACAGACGTACTCAACGCGATCAGCCGCATTTACGGCAGCGAAGAGCATTACCGGCCGCTGCATCTCACCAATCTCCGGTTGAAAACCCGGCGCAAACAATTGCATGATGAAATCCGCATCCGGACAATGTTTTCAGAAGATCGCGACCGAAAAAGCTATATTCGCAATTTACCGTGGAAAAACCGGTTCGGGAAAGTGCTGATGGCAATGGGAATTAATACCCGAACATCCAATTGGAAAGACTACAAATCCACCCTGATTGCCAACTCCGATTTCCGGAAATTTGACAATTTATTGCGGATGGTGATTTCCGGCACCGCCAGCCAACGCCTGCAGATGATGGCTTTTCTGGACAAAAATTATCAACGCAAACGCTTATTTTACGGCATCCACACGGCACAAAAAGCGTTGGTCACTTGCGTCGTATCGGATTATCGCAACGATCACTTTCATTTTGTAGACAGCGCCGATGGCGGATACGCCATGGCAGCAACAGTGCTGAAGAAACAGATTGCGGAAAACAAATATCAACGCTAA
- a CDS encoding VOC family protein, whose protein sequence is MSQSVNFAPGAVSLRVKKPAQMIDFYRDAIGLSEIDSDAESTTLGVGQLALVRLVSGAKQFPPQRSTGLFHLAILLPSRQDLAHWLQHFISKNKRLDGAGDHLVSEALYLSDPEGNGIEMYSDRPRDSWTFDENGVQMATLPVDIAGLLADTPETPFTGLPTGTTMGHIHLKANHLEKAIEFYRDLLGFDLMSRFPGAGFLSKNGYHHHIGVNIWQSRNGEIPPEDATGLAAASFVFGDRSAISKIAENLNSAGYPHEIRSDQLIVSDPAGNTLLLM, encoded by the coding sequence ATGTCGCAATCTGTAAATTTTGCACCGGGGGCGGTTTCGCTGCGGGTTAAAAAACCTGCGCAAATGATCGATTTTTATCGGGATGCAATTGGTTTATCCGAAATCGACAGCGATGCGGAATCCACCACTTTGGGCGTTGGCCAATTAGCGCTGGTGCGGTTGGTTTCCGGTGCGAAACAATTCCCGCCGCAGCGATCAACCGGTTTGTTTCACCTCGCTATTTTGCTGCCGTCCCGGCAAGATCTGGCGCATTGGCTGCAACATTTCATTTCAAAAAATAAGCGATTGGATGGCGCGGGCGATCATCTCGTCAGCGAAGCGCTGTATCTTTCTGATCCCGAAGGCAACGGCATTGAGATGTATTCTGACCGTCCCCGCGACAGTTGGACATTCGACGAAAACGGGGTGCAAATGGCAACGCTCCCAGTGGATATTGCGGGATTGCTGGCAGACACGCCGGAAACGCCGTTTACCGGTTTGCCAACCGGAACAACCATGGGTCACATCCATTTGAAAGCCAATCATTTGGAAAAAGCGATCGAATTTTACCGTGATTTGCTCGGTTTTGATTTGATGAGCCGGTTTCCCGGAGCGGGATTTTTGAGCAAGAATGGCTACCATCACCACATCGGCGTAAATATCTGGCAATCACGAAACGGTGAAATTCCGCCGGAAGATGCAACCGGTTTGGCGGCTGCATCGTTTGTTTTTGGCGATCGATCTGCGATTTCCAAAATTGCCGAAAATCTGAACAGCGCCGGATATCCACACGAAATCCGCAGTGATCAATTGATCGTTTCCGATCCCGCCGGGAACACGCTTCTCCTGATGTGA
- a CDS encoding beta-lactamase family protein, whose translation MDFKNLGRLLWIGIFILLMITQLGFGQTVTSAEMDSIIARFDRRVSAYIGEGSGPGIAVAMVYDGKIIFQKGYGFRDAKTEALVDTNTVFRLASVSKGFASALTGVLVKEGFLNWDDKVIKYIPDFTLKDTSAVRKLTIRHILSHTTGIVPHAYDTMIEDKVSFDKIVKALTTLDTHCEAGDCYGYQNAMYSLISLIVDAATGRHYGSMLAEKILQPLRLNNASFTQKAMIASENYAKPHRRRGGEWRSGEVEDSYYTVVPAAGINASISDMSNWLKALMGYNPDVLAPEVLTDIYTPVIRTLSERRRFNWHRRLKDAYYAMGWRIFNYNGEKMIYHSGGVNGYLSKMAFLPDKKFGAVILQNSRHNHYMLYELFDMFLDAGKQPVELLPATE comes from the coding sequence ATGGATTTTAAAAATTTGGGTCGATTGCTGTGGATCGGAATTTTCATTTTACTGATGATTACTCAGTTGGGATTTGGGCAAACGGTAACATCCGCTGAAATGGACAGCATCATTGCCCGGTTTGATCGCCGGGTATCAGCATATATTGGGGAAGGCAGCGGTCCGGGCATCGCCGTTGCAATGGTTTACGATGGCAAGATCATTTTTCAAAAAGGCTACGGTTTCCGGGATGCGAAAACGGAAGCGTTGGTAGATACCAACACCGTTTTCCGGCTGGCTTCGGTTTCCAAAGGATTTGCCTCGGCGTTAACCGGCGTTCTCGTGAAAGAAGGCTTTTTGAACTGGGATGATAAAGTGATCAAATATATCCCGGATTTCACGTTAAAAGATACTTCTGCAGTTCGCAAGTTAACCATTCGGCACATTTTGAGCCATACTACCGGAATTGTGCCGCATGCTTATGACACAATGATCGAAGACAAAGTCTCGTTTGATAAAATTGTAAAAGCGTTAACCACACTCGATACCCACTGCGAAGCAGGCGATTGTTACGGTTACCAAAACGCCATGTACAGCCTGATCAGTTTGATTGTCGATGCGGCGACCGGCAGGCATTACGGCAGCATGCTTGCGGAAAAAATATTGCAGCCGCTGCGCCTCAATAACGCTTCGTTCACTCAAAAAGCCATGATTGCATCGGAAAATTACGCCAAACCGCACCGGCGAAGGGGCGGGGAATGGCGATCCGGCGAAGTGGAGGACAGCTATTACACAGTTGTTCCGGCTGCCGGCATCAACGCCAGCATCAGCGATATGTCCAATTGGCTAAAAGCGTTGATGGGTTACAACCCGGACGTTTTAGCCCCGGAGGTGCTCACCGATATTTATACGCCGGTAATCCGCACATTGAGCGAACGCCGCCGGTTCAACTGGCATCGCCGGTTGAAAGATGCGTATTACGCAATGGGTTGGCGAATTTTTAACTACAATGGCGAAAAAATGATATATCACAGTGGTGGCGTTAACGGATATCTCTCCAAAATGGCATTTTTGCCCGATAAAAAATTCGGCGCTGTAATCCTGCAAAATTCCCGGCACAATCATTATATGCTGTATGAATTGTTCGATATGTTTCTGGATGCCGGAAAGCAACCGGTCGAGCTGCTGCCGGCAACGGAGTAA
- a CDS encoding DUF3303 family protein, translating to MMQYMVIETFLPGCKSAVYERFGQSGRMMPDGLRYVNSWLEKNGDRCFQLMETDNPDLFDEWIANWNDLVQFEIIEIGEKPV from the coding sequence ATGATGCAATATATGGTGATCGAAACATTTTTGCCGGGATGCAAATCTGCTGTTTATGAGCGTTTCGGTCAGTCTGGCAGAATGATGCCGGATGGGTTGCGTTATGTCAACAGCTGGCTGGAAAAAAACGGCGACCGCTGTTTTCAATTGATGGAAACCGACAACCCGGATTTATTTGACGAGTGGATAGCCAATTGGAACGATCTGGTGCAATTCGAAATTATTGAAATCGGTGAAAAACCGGTTTAA
- a CDS encoding GNAT family N-acetyltransferase: MNLQFRSPENDDVETIISLMTAFYSYDNIPFYPDIHGKALTDLFNNPNLGLCKIIELDEQAVGYFIICFGYSMEYHGKDAFLDELFIDAEFRGMGIGKQCMPEIERLCRKNGVNAIHLEVDAGNDTADQLYRQSGFSGNNRSLLTKWLK, encoded by the coding sequence ATGAATCTCCAATTTCGATCGCCGGAAAACGACGATGTTGAAACAATAATTTCGCTGATGACAGCGTTTTACAGCTACGATAATATTCCGTTTTATCCCGATATTCACGGAAAAGCATTGACGGATTTGTTCAATAATCCAAATCTTGGATTGTGTAAAATAATTGAACTGGATGAACAAGCTGTCGGGTATTTTATTATTTGTTTTGGCTATAGCATGGAATATCATGGGAAAGACGCATTTTTGGATGAGTTGTTCATCGATGCGGAATTTCGCGGGATGGGAATCGGCAAACAATGCATGCCGGAAATCGAGCGATTGTGCCGCAAAAACGGTGTCAACGCCATTCATCTGGAAGTGGATGCCGGAAACGATACCGCCGATCAGTTGTATCGACAATCCGGTTTTTCCGGAAATAATCGCAGTTTGCTAACCAAATGGCTAAAATAG
- a CDS encoding Bor family protein yields the protein MKKSLLSIAIVAVLLTTSCYHARVETGLQPSSKVVEKTFASSWIYGLVPPNTIKAAMECTEGVAVVETKLSFLNQLVGAITWGIYTPMHITITCASGSGMAAAPAADEQMLVENTATEQEKVAAFEQAVKTSAEKNKPVYVYFQ from the coding sequence ATGAAGAAATCATTGCTTTCAATCGCGATTGTAGCTGTATTGTTGACAACATCCTGCTATCACGCACGGGTGGAAACCGGCTTGCAGCCTTCGTCCAAAGTGGTTGAAAAAACGTTTGCATCCAGTTGGATTTACGGATTAGTGCCGCCAAACACCATCAAAGCCGCGATGGAATGCACCGAAGGCGTGGCTGTTGTGGAAACAAAACTGAGTTTTCTCAATCAGTTGGTTGGCGCGATTACCTGGGGAATTTATACCCCAATGCATATCACCATTACCTGCGCATCCGGTTCTGGCATGGCTGCGGCTCCTGCTGCGGATGAACAAATGCTGGTAGAAAATACCGCCACCGAACAAGAAAAAGTGGCAGCATTTGAACAAGCTGTAAAAACATCCGCGGAAAAAAACAAACCGGTTTATGTGTATTTTCAATAA
- a CDS encoding DUF4286 family protein, whose amino-acid sequence MIIYEVNLDIDRSIETEYAAFMAHHIDEMLQFDGFESAEWFEREGEGNEKIACWTVHYHLRSMADLEHYFEHHAARMRSDGKNKFGDRFTANRRILRPINSGNKIDG is encoded by the coding sequence ATGATCATTTATGAAGTAAATCTGGATATCGACCGGAGCATTGAAACGGAATACGCGGCATTTATGGCCCATCATATCGATGAAATGCTGCAGTTCGACGGTTTTGAATCCGCCGAATGGTTTGAGCGGGAAGGGGAGGGTAACGAAAAAATTGCCTGCTGGACGGTGCATTACCATCTGCGATCTATGGCGGATTTGGAGCACTATTTTGAGCATCACGCCGCACGCATGCGTAGCGATGGCAAAAATAAATTCGGCGACCGTTTTACGGCAAACCGGCGGATTTTGCGCCCGATAAATTCTGGAAATAAAATTGACGGATAA
- a CDS encoding AAA family ATPase, whose product MKTVYLLVGPKGSGKTHIGKILADAFAIRFIESEAIFATLQKEGITTDENQQRGFDILEKNIEQALSEHKSVCFEITVFTPYSSKLVNNLRNKYAVEKIRVFAPNEVCLSRIRSRQSDRHINILEDKIIEINRLSNAQELDAKLMIINNNLTAADIQTLFSNTFLKSGWGFSPD is encoded by the coding sequence ATGAAAACGGTTTACCTTCTGGTTGGTCCGAAAGGTAGCGGAAAAACCCATATCGGCAAAATTTTGGCAGATGCATTTGCCATCCGCTTTATCGAAAGCGAAGCGATTTTCGCAACATTGCAAAAAGAAGGCATAACAACAGATGAAAATCAGCAACGCGGTTTTGATATTTTAGAGAAAAATATTGAACAAGCGCTTTCGGAACACAAATCCGTATGTTTTGAAATCACGGTTTTTACACCATATTCATCAAAACTGGTGAACAATTTGCGAAACAAATATGCTGTTGAAAAAATCCGGGTTTTTGCGCCAAACGAGGTGTGTCTTTCACGTATCCGTTCCCGCCAATCCGACAGGCACATCAATATTTTGGAAGATAAGATTATTGAAATCAACCGGTTAAGCAACGCGCAGGAATTGGATGCAAAATTAATGATTATCAATAACAACCTGACGGCTGCGGATATTCAAACGTTGTTTTCCAACACTTTCCTGAAAAGCGGTTGGGGATTTTCACCGGATTGA
- a CDS encoding DinB family protein yields MALTNIDRPAETEYPVYFGKYIEKVNDGNILETLSEQLNDTLSFFQIIPEEKETFRYAPEKWSIREVVGHMLDTERVFNYRALRFARNDKTVLHGFEENDYIRNATFNDYPLSELAEAFASVRIATLSLFIHMDEAAWLRRGVAFKGEMSVRAIAWIIAGHELHHRSILHEKYIL; encoded by the coding sequence ATGGCTTTGACAAATATCGATAGACCAGCAGAAACGGAATATCCGGTATATTTTGGCAAATATATCGAAAAAGTTAATGATGGAAATATCCTCGAAACACTGAGCGAGCAGTTGAATGATACGCTATCATTTTTCCAAATAATACCGGAAGAAAAAGAAACGTTCCGCTATGCACCGGAAAAATGGAGCATTCGGGAGGTTGTCGGTCACATGCTCGATACCGAACGTGTTTTTAATTATCGCGCCCTGAGATTCGCCCGAAATGATAAAACAGTCCTGCATGGTTTTGAAGAAAACGATTATATCCGTAACGCAACATTTAATGATTATCCGCTTTCAGAGCTTGCTGAAGCTTTTGCGAGTGTCCGGATTGCCACGTTATCGCTGTTTATTCATATGGACGAAGCAGCGTGGTTACGCCGTGGCGTTGCGTTTAAAGGGGAAATGAGTGTTCGGGCTATCGCATGGATTATCGCAGGTCACGAACTGCATCACCGGTCAATTTTGCACGAAAAATATATACTTTAG